TTATATCTTTCATAAAAAGTAATATGCTTTTTGGATTGTTTGGCCTCCTGACTCTTGTAAGCGCTTATTTTTCTTACAGAAAAAATATTTCCCTGCAGAAAAATACTTTGCAGAAAAATGGCATTAAAGACAAAATGCCGGTGCAGCAGCAGAAATTAAATTATTACGGTAAAGATGCTCAAAAAGATGCAGGGGAAGAAAGCTATGAATATTATGACACAGCCCTAAAACAAAATATCAGATACAAAGTCAGAAATTATCCAGTTGGATCTTTGACATCATTTGTTGCGGGAATAATGAGCGGACTTCTGGGCATCGGAGGCGGATTTATAAAAGTGCCTACCATGAATCTGCTTATGGATATCCCTATGAAAGTAGCAACAGCAACAAGTAATTTCATGATAGGGATTACCGCAGTCTCGTCATCCGTAATTTATATGATGAAAGGATTTATAGTACCTGATATTACTGCCGCGGTAGTAATAGGCGTGCTTATAGGCGGAACCGCCGGCTCATTTACGGCTTACCGGATGAAAAACAAATATATTGTAATTATTCTGATAGTAATACTTATAATTTTTGGCATAAACATGATTCTGAAATCATTCGGATTAAATCTTTTTTAGTAATTTTTTAATAGGATTTTTTTAAAAATCATGGCAGATAATGACAACGGTAAAATAAAAGAGTCAAGGCTCGGTAATTATCTCAGCTTTGATTATACAATCGGTCTTTTAATAGCAGTAATCCTGATAATTACGGGACTGTTTACCCGGAATAATTTTTTCTACAGGCTGAGCATAATCTTTATGATAATAACTCCGTCTGCAGGTCTTCTCATATGTCTGATTTATTATATAGCCAAAAGAAAACTTAAAAATATTCTTATTACTATTGCTGTTCTGCTGATTATTGTTGCCAGCGCTCTTATAGGATTATTTAATTTTGGTTAAGTCTCTTATTCAGCTGTTAAACTGAAGATCGTACAGTTTTTTAAAATCTCCCTTAAGGCTTTTGTAAATGGATTTGTAAATTTCATAAGTCTTACCATATACTGAACTTTTTCCTTTATCCGGCAGGAGCTCGGAAGATTTCTTTACAGCTTTTTCTACCGCCTGTTCAACTGAATTATAAAGTCCGCACCCCACTCCTGCAAGAAGAGCTGCCCCGAATGCCGGCCCTTCTTCATTTTTCAGAGTAACTATCTGAGTCTGAAAGACATCGCAAATTATTTCTTTCCATATTCTGCTTCTTGAACCGCCGCCTATTAAAACTATATGCTCTGAATCAATTCCAAGCCCTTTCATCAGGTTAAGGCAGTCAAGCTGGCTGAAAGCAACGCCTTCCATTATGGAACGGACAAAATGATCCTGGTTGTGGATATATGACATTCCGAAAAAAACACCTCTTGCAAATGCATCAGCATGGGGCGTTCTTTCACCTGAAAGATAAGGCAGAAACAAAAGCCCGTCGGAGCCGGGAGCTACCTGTTCCGCCTGTGCGTCCAGCAATTTATATTTCTTTAAATCAGGCCTCTTGTTTTCGATATCCCTGCTTGGGCCAAAAGTGTCATAATACCATTTCTGGGCGCCGGCAGCAGAAAGAGTAACACCCATAAGATGCCATTTCCCGGGAACAGCATGGCAAAATGAATGCAGTCTTCCTTCCGGATCATAAACCGGTTTGTCGCTGTGCGCGAAAACAACTCCGCTTGTTCCTATTGAATCAGAGATTATGCCCTGTCTTATTATTCCGGATCCTACATTTCCTGCTGCATTATCTCCTCCGCCCCCGACTATTGGAGTGCCCTCAACGAGACCGGTAAGGTTTGCGGTTTTCGCATCAAGTTTTGCGCTTACTTCATATGATTCAAAAATATCTGCAAGAAGACTCTTATTGATTTTAAGACCGTCAAGGATTTCATCAGACCATGTTCTTTCTTTTATATCCATTAGCAGCATTCCGGCCGCATCAGAAACCTCAGTCGCATATGTTCCCGACATCATAAATCTTACATAATCTTTTGGTAACAGGATCTTTTTTGTTTTGTTATAATTTTCAGGTTCATTTTCTCTTAACCACAATATCTTCGGTGATGTAAAACCGGGAAGCGCTTTATTGTATGACAGTTTTATAAAATTATCATATCCAAAAATATCATATATTTCTTTGCACTGGGGCTCAGTTCTCTGGTCGTTCCACAAAAGGGCAGGCCTTATTACTTCGTTTGCATCATCAAGAAAAACAGAGCCGTGCATCTGTCCGGAAAGACCTATTGATTTTATGTCGCTCCCTTTTATATTTTTTTTCTGCAATGCTTCTTTTATGGTTGAGATAGTTGCTTCATACCAGTCCGCAGGATTCTGTTCAGCCCAGCCCGGTTTGGGAGTATAAAGCGGATACTCTTTTATTGCAGAACTTATGATATTTCCGTTTTCATCAATAACAAGGCTTCTGGTTCCAGAAGTACCTATATCAATACCCAGTAAATAGTTGTTAGTCATTATTCCTCCCAAAAATAATTTTATATCTCAGAATCATATAGAGTTTTTATCTGAAAGGTCTTTTAGAACAATTTTGAAACCAGGCTGTAGATTTCTTTGTATTTTTCAAATTTCTCAATATATTTTTGTCTGATATTCTCGTCCGGAAGAAATTCATCTTTTATTTTTACAAACTGCGAAATAGCTTCAGATAATGTAAATTTTTGCGTTCCAAGTCCTGCAAGCATCATTGATGCAAGACATCCCGCTTCTGTTATATCCATTCTGAGTATTCTTTTATTTGCAATTGAAGCCTTTAATTGCAGCTCAAAATCGGATTTTGATCCTCCTCCCACAGCTCTGAGCTCAACTATTTCAACACCGCTCTTATTAATAAGCTCCATATTAAAACATATCTCAAATACAAGTCCTTCTACAAGCCCTTTGAATATTTCAGTTTTATCCGTATCAAGATCCAGCCCAATTATCGAACCCTTGGAGACCGGATCAAGATAAGGGGTTCCGGAAGCTGAAAAATATGGAAGTGTATAAAGACTGGAAGGCTCAAAATCAAGCTTTGAAGAGATTTCCCTGATTGCCTGATTATCTCCTGCTGCAAGATTATCCCTGAACCACTTAACCACGCTTCCGCTTGACAAATTATATGCAAGAGAAACGTATTTCCCATCAACAGCATGCGCCTGGCAGCCAAAATTATTTTTCAGCATTGCCTGATTTTTTATTGCATCTTCCATGCAGATAGTCACGCACTCGACAGTCCCCATTCCATCAGCTGCAATGCCGCCTTTGACAGCACCAACTCCAAGCGCAGCACAGGGTTGGTCATGCGCTCCCGTTACTACAGATACCTTATTTTGAAATCCGAGCTGCTCAGCTATCTTGCTGTCAATATGTCCTATTTCAACCGCTGAAGGAGAAGGAACAGAAAAGAGTTCGGCATCTATTCCAAAAGAATCCAGAATATCTGTTCTCCAGAATTTTCCTTTTACATCAAAAAAAAGTGTCCTTGATGCAAGAGCATGATTTATGCGTGTTTTCTCAATTCCAAGCTTGTGAAAAAACAAATCCTCGGTAAAAAGAAATTTTTTTGTTTTTTTGTATATTTCAGGAAGATTCTTCTTTACCCACATGAGCTTATTTAAAGGACATATATAGCCCGGCGGGAATCCGGTTATTTCAAAAAGCTCTGCTGCAGAATATTTCTGTAAAATAAGATCTACTTCATTGGAACTTCTGGCATCTGTGGAGTAAATAGTGTTATATAAAATATTTCCCCCGG
This portion of the Actinomycetota bacterium genome encodes:
- a CDS encoding sulfite exporter TauE/SafE family protein — translated: MTIYLYLILIGLGAGFLGSIIGIGGGIIIVPILSLLLKIPIQNAIGTSLVAVMATSISASRLFFKKDLTNLKIGLFLEIFTTAGAVTGSILISFIKSNMLFGLFGLLTLVSAYFSYRKNISLQKNTLQKNGIKDKMPVQQQKLNYYGKDAQKDAGEESYEYYDTALKQNIRYKVRNYPVGSLTSFVAGIMSGLLGIGGGFIKVPTMNLLMDIPMKVATATSNFMIGITAVSSSVIYMMKGFIVPDITAAVVIGVLIGGTAGSFTAYRMKNKYIVIILIVILIIFGINMILKSFGLNLF
- the xylB gene encoding xylulokinase — protein: MTNNYLLGIDIGTSGTRSLVIDENGNIISSAIKEYPLYTPKPGWAEQNPADWYEATISTIKEALQKKNIKGSDIKSIGLSGQMHGSVFLDDANEVIRPALLWNDQRTEPQCKEIYDIFGYDNFIKLSYNKALPGFTSPKILWLRENEPENYNKTKKILLPKDYVRFMMSGTYATEVSDAAGMLLMDIKERTWSDEILDGLKINKSLLADIFESYEVSAKLDAKTANLTGLVEGTPIVGGGGDNAAGNVGSGIIRQGIISDSIGTSGVVFAHSDKPVYDPEGRLHSFCHAVPGKWHLMGVTLSAAGAQKWYYDTFGPSRDIENKRPDLKKYKLLDAQAEQVAPGSDGLLFLPYLSGERTPHADAFARGVFFGMSYIHNQDHFVRSIMEGVAFSQLDCLNLMKGLGIDSEHIVLIGGGSRSRIWKEIICDVFQTQIVTLKNEEGPAFGAALLAGVGCGLYNSVEQAVEKAVKKSSELLPDKGKSSVYGKTYEIYKSIYKSLKGDFKKLYDLQFNS